The nucleotide window TGGCTGCGCTCATGACTTTGCAGACTTTAGCCGCGGATGCCATCCTGGAACTTTTTGGGCCTCCTAATATTGCGAAGGGTTCAGGCCTGGGGGTCGGAGTCTGCACAGAAGTCAGGCGAGCCCTCTTGAATGCGAAATGCTTAGTTTCTTGTTAGGAAACCAGGGAggcaaaaggaaggaggaaagcgAGAGGGCTCATCCCTAGCCCCAAGATCCCAACCCTGAGCAACATTTTCTAGAAACCCCACATCTCTCGGCCCTCGAGGGCACCTGACTTTCCACTCCGGCTATCTAATAACCTGCCCACCGTCTATCTACCTCTCCACCCAAGCTAAGAGTCATCAATGAGGCTGCTGAGGCCTTCCGTGCCTTTCTCTGACTCCAGCCTGCGCAGAGCGGGGCTCCTCCTCAAAGATCCCTCTGCTTTCTTGCCTCTTCCGTAGAAAACGGGGGACGTTCCGAAACACTCTCTTAAGGCTATCCAGCTTGTGCGGTGGCCATATTTGGCCCTTGGTCAGTCGGGCCCTCCCCTCGGCGAGCTCTCCCTTCATTTGGGCCAGGGGCCTCCTTTCCTCGCTGGAAGGCCTGAGGTGGGGCAGGGCTCCCCGGCGCTGCTGGGCACTCACTGGTTTTCCTTTCCTGGCACTTTTGTTGGCAGCCCTTAGCCCCGGATGGCTGGCCCAGGAGGGGCGCCTACGCGTGCTcgctcccttccctcctcctttccttcctcccgtGGTCGCCATCAGGGAACCCTTCCGGAGTTATGCTCGTGTCCCGTGTTGGTTTGCGGGCGTCCCCGTGGCTGGCGAGGGCTTTTGTTCTTCCCTGTTTCCTTCTCGGATTGTGATCTCAGGCCTGGGCCGAGCTCTGGCGGCTTCTGCCGGGAGCATCGGGGCCTTGCCTGGCCCTGCTCTCTCCCCTCTGGGGCTCTCCTGCTGCTCTTTCCTGCGGGAACCTTAAGGCAGAGTTCCGGGGGGCCCCCTTCCTGTCGGGTCACAGACTCCCCCGCCCGGCGCGGGCCTGGCTGACACAGTTGCAGACTTGCCCCTGGTGGAGTACAAGCAGACAATCGCTGGCTCCAGATCTTACAGCCAAGACTTGGAGGTTCAGAAAAGCAGAGGCTGCCCCCACTGGGCTCGTCGCCCCGTCGTGCAGGTGGAGGCCTGGCCCGGGGCTGCCATCCGTATCTGTGATCCGCCCTGGGATCAGAACAACAGAGAAGCTGGCTCGCCTGGTCTGCAGCGGCCGTCCATCTTCCCTGCGGAGCCTCTGGCCCTCTTCTGGTTTGCTCTCTCAgcaagacccgagttcaaatctggtctcagacacttccttgttgtgCGACCCTGGGCGAGTCTCTCTTACCTCGGTCtccctcagttcccttatctgtaaaatgggaataacagaaGCCTCGCAGGGTCGCGGTGAGGATCTCGTGAGATAATGTGTGTAACATGCTCAGCCTGGCACCTGGCCCGGAACGGGGTTCTTAACCAGAGGTGCCCCCCATCCCCTTCCTGCTCGCTTGCTGAGCAGACCCGGGGCAGATGGGGCGTCTCCCGTCGCTCCCGTAGCCGTCAGACCTTTCCTTTGAACCTGGAAAGGGCCGGACGAGAAGTCCGAGCCGGCCAGCTGCCAGATAATGGCCGCGACGacggagtggggaggggagtgcGGCCGTCTGGAGGTGGGAAGCCCAGAAGCCCCTGGAGGGCCGGGGCTGCCCCCCGCGCCCCGGCACGGGGCCTGGCACTGCTTTGGGGCCAAAGAGACGGCGGCTGATTGTCCTGCCTCGTCCCTAGATCTGCTCCCAGCGCGGGCAGAATGGATGCGGGCGGCTCTCGCTTGTCACAGTGACGGCGGCGCGGAGGGACGGCTCGGGATCCCCGGGGCTTCCCGGTCTGCCCCCTGAGTCGCCCCTCCTGCCCATTTCCGGGTCTCACTCTTCCCCTTCTACCCTCCTCAGGCTGACCTGCAGCAGAAGAAGGAGCCGACCCAAGAGGACTCCGACTTGGACCGCAAGCGTCGGGAGACCGAGGCCCTGCTCCAGAGCATCGGCATCTCCCCGGAGCCGCCGCTAGGTACTTGGGCAGGAGGCTCGGGCCAGACCAGTGAGCTCAGAGCTTTGTCCCAGAAGAGGCCGCCCCGACCCAGAGGGACCCCCTGCCTGACGGAAGCGTGGGCCGTGGCCGGCGCGTGTCCTCGTGTTCTCCCCCTCCACGTTGTCTTTTTGTTGCTTCCATTTTCCAGGCCAGGAGTTTGGGGATGGGGGGTCCCTGCACGAGCCGGCCGGTCCTCCTCGGCTGGTCCTGCGGCCCATCGGACACGGGGCTGGGACTGGGAGGTCAGGATGTGCCTCGGCTCGCAGTGGCCAGGCAGAGAATGGCAGAGCCAAGCGAGCGCTCGGGCCCGTGCCGAGCTCGGCCTCTGTGGCCGTGGCGCTACACGAGGTCCCTCGGATGGGCCGGTGACTGCCAAGGCCTGACCAGACCCTCCTGGGCCAGCGTCCGTGGCAGGGGCCGGCGGGCAGCGGGGCGATGGAGCCGGGCAtgccctttccttctcatttgtgGCAAAGGAGCGGGGAGACCCCGGAGAAAACAATTCGCTTTTTGTTCTCCCCTCGCTTCCCATTCGTTCCCGATCCGCCGGGGGGCACTGCCTGGCGAGGGGCAGGAAGGGGGGCCTCCTCTCTTCCGACTCAGAAACGTGGCGGATCTTTGCTTGTCCAGAGCTTAGCTCACGCCCTGGTGTGCAGGCAGGAGGGAGGCGGGGCCGGGCTTGACCTTCTAATGGGCCCCTGGGGTGGGTCCCCGGGGCCACTCCGCTAAGAGGGCCCTGACGGAATGGCCAGGGGGCCCGCTCGGGCAACGAGCCGCCCCTTTCGGGAGGAGTTGGGGGCCCTTTGGGAGGCGCCATTGGGAAGGCCCCGAGGCCAGCCCTGCCTTAGATCTGAGGGCCGGGATTGAACTGGGGCCACAGGGGGCCACGGGGGCTGCTCCCTCGGTGTCACAGACTGGGCCACCCGGCCAGGAGGCTGGACAGGCGTGCGGGGGGAGGCCGTGGGAGTCCCGAGCTGCACGCACTCTGGCCCGGCATGGCCGGAGGGGTCTCTGTTGCTGCCCTCCCAGCCCAACCCTCAGGTGTGGTCCTGCCAAGGGCGCACGGTGGGGGCCCCTCCTCCGGGCCTGTCGGCCCGCCATCCCCAGGGAGAGTCCAGGTGGCGGCCAGTGACTTCAGAGCAAGCCTTCAGCCCCCTCCCGGGCTCGTGACagaccccccccctttttaaataaataagagcAAGTGAGAGATGATTGGAACCAAACGGAGCGGCCCCCCGCCGGCCTCTCCCTCCGGTAGCTCTTCTAAAGGTTCCCCGGGGGGCTCTGGACTCAGGCTCCGTCGGCCCCGGGCCGCTCCCCTTCGCCTTCAGAAAGCGGGGAGGGAGGAGATCCTCGAGCTGGTCCCTCGGACCTCCCAGGGCCCTTCATGTGTCATTCTGGCCCCGGCGGCCCCAGGGACCGCCCCGTGGCTGGCTCGGGCCACGCGGCCTTGGCATTCATTTCAGACTTTAATTTCCCAAAATGTGTAAAATTCACTtgactttctcccttctccttttctttctttttccttgtctcATTCCAATCTCGCGCCCATTCGATCGGTTTCCTTTGCCTCCGTTTGCTTTGGTTTGTCTGACGCCGCTCGCTCGCCGCTCACCAGTGCAGACGCTGCACTTTGTAACATGGGATAcctgttattttcattatttagtccCAACCCCTATGTCTCCCTCCTCGAAATCAGCGAGCACGCCGAGCGAAGCCGGCAGCCAAGACTCCGGAGACCTGGGAGCGCTGACCAGGTAAGAAAGAGCAGCCCGGTGCCGCTCCGTGCGGGGGCGGGGCAGCTTCCGCTACGGGGCTGTGCACACGGGGGCTCCTCTGGGGGGGCTGGCTCGGCGCTCGGGGGGCTCCCCACAGCTCCAAGGTCTGCCGAGGGCTTCTCCAGCGGCACGAGGATGGGCGCGGGCCGGGCGGGGGTCCGAGCCAGGCCTCAGCCTCGGCTCTCTTAGCTCCGAGCCCCCGCCTCGTGGGTGTCCATCCCCCGCTTCTCTGGCCGTGCCCCTCGGCCCGTGAGCGCCGTCTGGCAGGGACGTGTTTCCAGGTTTCCCTTTCGGGCTGATTTTCGCCCGAGGTGGCCACCTCTGCCCAGCCCAAGGGGACCCTGGGAAACTCGGGCTCAAAGACTTGAGGACCTGACGTTAGCCTGCGTGATCTGGACTGTGTGGGTCCATGGAGAGCCAGCGCCGAGCCTCCCGGGGAACGGAAGCGGCTCCAGGCGTGCAGGGAAGGGCCAGGGAGGACAGAGGGAGACAGGAGCCACTCAGGCCAGAGGGCAGGACTTCAGGGTCTCGGAGCGGGTCAAGACAAGGGAAGCGAAGGGAAGCTGGAAGAGAAGGGGGTGGAGATGAGTGAGCGGGAGACCAGGACATCCCCATCAAGGCCGGAGGCCCCCAGGGCAGGGATTGTGGCAGAAGGGTAGGGGCCGGAGGAGGGCCCCTCTCAGAGGAGGAGGGCTGTTTGAACGATGGGAGCAGAAGCTGGGTCTGGAGGTGGTAACGGTGAGGGGGGCACATGCCCACATCTCCTGGCCCAGAGCGCTGGGAACATCACTGGGGAGGAGGTGGGCCCGGTGCTGGGAGGCAGAGCCCGAAGAACGCCAGGCTGCAGTGAGCCCCTGGAGAGTGGGCAGGAGAGGCTGAAGTCTAGGGTGGAGGTGAGGAGCTCCTCGTGGAGCTGGAGGAGGAGGTTCTCCCCTGCCCCGCTGAACCTCTCAGGGCTTCTGAGAACAAATTCCCAGGAGCCGGCAGGGCAGGATGAGGGTCAGTAACCGGCGACCTCCCCCGGCTCGGCCTCCAGACCTCTCTGGCTGGCTAGACTCTGCCAAAGCATCAACCCTCCTGCTTCCTGCTTTGTGGGAAGCTTTGGGTGCATCCAGCCTGGCCGCCTGGATGACTTAGTACATGACAGATCCCTCCGGCTGACATGGAGCCTGGGGGCCCTCACGCGCGTCTCCACTGACTCCCCAGCTCCACCCTTGCCAAGAGGTTAGAAGACGAGTTGGGGTCACTCGGACCctcttggggggggaggggagaggatttCCCCAAGTGGCTCCAAACCCCAAACTCCCAGTGTGAGTTGCTGCCCATCCTTGTGATCTTGGCTCAGCTGGCGGGCGGCCCCCGAGCCACTGCTTGGTGCCTGGGGTGACCGCTGCTAGGCCAGGCCCAGGGTGGGATGCAGAAGGAGGCAGGGGATGAACTCCGCCTCCCTCCCACGTCCTCCTTCTTCTGAGAAGGGCCAGAATGACTCATAGGTCCCGGGCCCCAGGGCTCGGGGGAGAAGGCTCTCGCCATGGGGAAGCCCACGACTTGCCCCTCCAGATGACCGCATGGGAAGGTGCCTGCTCACCCCGGGGGGAGGCCTTGGAAGGAAGGGCTCCATCCGGAGGCTCAAAGCAACCCTTCCTCCCTGAGGCTCATCCAACACCTTCCTTAGGGAAGAGAGTGAAGctgccctttccttcctcccttccatgcCCAGGGCACAGGCCCAGAGGTCCGAGCTCTGCTCACAGACACTCCCTTCCATGTTCTGGCTGAGGGCAAGGGTCCGACTCTGCCTCCCCACTGGCAGCCTTCCATGCACTGACCTCCTCTCGCTTCCCTATCCTACTTCCTCTCTATGACTCTCCTCCTCAGCCTCCATTCCAGCCATGTTGGCCTCCTCGGAGGCCCTGAACTTGGCATCTCATCTCTTACCTCTTCTGGGTGAACATGGGCTAGTTCTCGTGTCTGGGCACCCCCTTCCCTGTGTCTGCTTCTCAGAAGGTGCCCCAGCTATCCCGGGGGGCCCGCGGGCTCTTGGGAATCGTGCCGCCATTTCTGAGGTTGGCCCTTTGGATGAGCAGCATTTGGGAAGCGTCCTGAAGACCGCTGTGCTACAGACATCCTCTCGTTGGCTCTCCCAAGAGCCCCTGGTGGCCGCCaccactcccattttatagatgaaaaaccgAGACTCCAAGAGAAAAGGAATGTGCCTGGAAACGCTGCCTCTGGGCTCCATGTAGCTGCCCTATTTCTGCCCCATTAGCCTGCTCTGTCATGCCCTCGGGGATGCCGTTTTCTGGGGCAGAGAGGGGCTCCGCCATTCTTCCACGGGCTCTACTCTGTGTGGGCTCGGGACGTTTCTTGACCCTCCGGAAGCCTCCCGCCATCATCGTTTGGAAGACGCTCCAAGCTCAGAGATGGAGGTGGCCTTCTAGGCTCTCACTTAAAAGGGCAGAAGAGGAGGACGGAAGGGTCTGGAATTTTGTCCCCAGCTCCCGAGGGTCAGGGGCNNNNNNNNNNNNNNNNNNNNNNNNNNNNNNNNNNNNNNNNNNNNNNNNNNNNNNNNNNNNNNNNNNNNNNNNNNNNNNNNNNNNNNNNNNNNNNNNNNNNNNNNNNNNNNNNNNNNNNNNNNNNNNNNNNNNNNNNNNNNNNNNNNNNNNNNNNNNNNNNNNNNNNNNNNNNNNNNNNNNNNNNNNNNNNNNNNNNNNNNNNNNNNNNNNNNNNNNNNNNNNNNNNNNNNNNNNNNNNNNNNNNNNNNNNNNNNNNNNNNNNNNNNNNNNNNNNNNNNNNNNNNNNNNNNNNNNNNNNNNNNNNNNNNNNNNNNNNNNNNNNNNNNNNNNNNNNNNNNNNNNNNNNNNNNNNNNNNNNNNNNNNNNNNNNNNNNNNNNNNNNNNNNNNNNNNNNNNNNNNNNNNNNNNNNNNNNNNNNNNNNNNNNNNNNNNNNNNNNNNNNNNNNNNNNNNNNNNNNNNNNNNNNNNNNNNNNNNNNNNNNNNNNNNNNNNNNNNNNNNNNNNNNNNNNNNNNNNNNNNNNNNNNNNNNNNNNNNNNNNNNNNNNNNNNNNNNNNNNNNNNNNNNNNNNNNNNNNN belongs to Gracilinanus agilis isolate LMUSP501 chromosome 5, AgileGrace, whole genome shotgun sequence and includes:
- the LOC123249260 gene encoding cytoplasmic dynein 1 intermediate chain 1-like, with the protein product MSDKSDLKAELERKKQRLAQIREEKKRKEEERKKKEADLQQKKEPTQEDSDLDRKRRETEALLQSIGISPEPPLVQTLHFVTWDTCYFHYLVPTPMSPSSKSASTPSEAGSQDSGDLGALTSSKVCRGLLQRHEDGRGPGGGPSQASASALLAPSPRLVGVHPPLLWPCPSARERRLAGTCFQVSLSG